A single Symbiobacterium thermophilum IAM 14863 DNA region contains:
- a CDS encoding IS256 family transposase — MMEAEVTAIVGPKGKHNPNRKAFRHGAEEGRVVLGGRKVPIQRPRVRTKDGQEVRLSSYEAFQDEQLLTQAALERMLHGLSTRRYHHGLEPVGDDLPAVATSKSSVSRHFVAATRKALAELLARPLGDQRYLVLMLDGIEVADHTVVVALGITDDGQKQILGLWEGATENATVCRALLTDLVERGLRVDGGILVVIDGAKALRAAVRDVLGARATVQRCQVHKKRNVLDHLPDEARAWVSRKLEQAWRETDYEKARTALTSLAKTLDDKYPGAAASLREGLEETLTVLRLELPEALRKTLRSTNPIESAFEKVRMASRNVKRWRNGQQVLRWTAAGLLEAEKGFRRIKGYRQLPMLSEALSRACCEIPVSQ; from the coding sequence ATGATGGAGGCAGAGGTGACGGCCATCGTCGGCCCCAAGGGCAAGCACAACCCCAATCGAAAGGCTTTTCGGCACGGTGCCGAGGAGGGGCGGGTGGTGCTGGGGGGACGGAAGGTACCCATCCAGCGGCCTCGGGTGCGGACGAAGGACGGACAGGAGGTCAGGCTCTCGAGCTACGAAGCCTTCCAGGATGAGCAGTTGCTGACGCAGGCCGCCCTGGAACGGATGCTTCATGGCCTCTCCACTCGGCGCTACCATCATGGCCTGGAGCCGGTGGGCGACGATCTGCCGGCCGTGGCTACGTCCAAGAGCAGCGTAAGCCGGCACTTCGTGGCGGCCACACGCAAGGCACTGGCTGAGCTGCTGGCGAGGCCGCTTGGTGATCAGCGCTACCTGGTGCTGATGCTGGACGGGATCGAAGTCGCAGACCACACCGTGGTGGTCGCACTGGGGATCACGGACGACGGGCAAAAGCAGATCCTCGGCCTCTGGGAAGGGGCTACCGAGAACGCAACCGTCTGTCGCGCCCTGCTAACAGACCTGGTGGAACGCGGCCTGCGGGTGGACGGAGGCATCCTGGTGGTGATAGATGGGGCCAAGGCCCTCAGGGCTGCCGTGCGGGACGTGCTGGGTGCCAGGGCGACCGTGCAGCGATGCCAAGTTCACAAAAAGCGCAACGTGCTGGACCACCTGCCGGACGAGGCTCGCGCGTGGGTCAGCCGCAAGCTGGAGCAAGCCTGGAGGGAGACGGACTACGAGAAGGCCCGGACTGCTCTCACCAGCCTGGCCAAGACCCTGGACGACAAGTATCCGGGCGCCGCCGCCAGCCTGCGCGAGGGGCTCGAGGAGACCCTGACCGTCCTGCGGCTGGAACTGCCCGAGGCGCTGCGCAAGACTCTCCGTTCCACGAACCCCATCGAGTCCGCCTTCGAGAAGGTACGGATGGCTAGCCGCAACGTCAAGCGCTGGCGGAACGGCCAGCAGGTGCTGCGCTGGACTGCCGCGGGCCTCCTGGAAGCGGAGAAGGGCTTCCGGCGCATCAAGGGATACCGCCAGCTCCCAATGCTGTCGGAAGCCCTAAGCAGGGCGTGTTGCGAAATCCCCGTAAGCCAGTGA
- the istB gene encoding IS21-like element helper ATPase IstB has product MSQELLLDYYLKRLKLPTVRRLYKELARDAAEHNKTFEEYLQALMEQEVIHREDNQLQRRLKAAGFPVPKTLESFDFTVMPSVNKAKILALSKSEYIRDRENILLVGNSGTGKTHLATALGIAACRQGYRVRFWRVGQFVAELQEAQNEHRLSRLEKQWLRFDLVVLDELGYVSLSRPASELLFHFVAARYERGSLIITTNLEFSEWPQVFGDQKMTAALADRVTHKAHIIEMNGESYRFRETLRRQEALKHHPETP; this is encoded by the coding sequence TTGAGCCAGGAACTCCTGCTGGACTACTACCTGAAGCGCCTGAAACTCCCCACAGTCCGGCGGCTGTACAAGGAGCTGGCGCGGGATGCAGCAGAGCACAACAAGACATTTGAGGAGTACCTACAAGCGCTCATGGAACAGGAGGTGATCCATCGGGAAGACAACCAACTCCAGCGCCGTCTCAAGGCCGCCGGCTTCCCTGTTCCCAAAACACTGGAGTCCTTCGACTTCACGGTCATGCCGTCCGTGAACAAGGCCAAGATCCTGGCGCTGAGCAAGAGTGAATACATCCGGGATCGGGAAAACATCCTCCTTGTTGGAAACAGCGGGACAGGTAAGACTCACCTAGCTACAGCACTCGGCATCGCAGCGTGCCGACAGGGCTACCGCGTTCGCTTCTGGCGCGTGGGCCAGTTCGTTGCCGAACTGCAGGAGGCGCAGAACGAGCACCGCCTCAGCCGCCTCGAAAAGCAGTGGCTACGGTTCGACCTCGTCGTGCTGGACGAGCTTGGCTATGTGTCCCTCAGCCGCCCGGCCAGTGAACTGCTCTTCCACTTTGTCGCCGCACGGTACGAGCGGGGCAGCCTGATCATCACAACGAACCTGGAATTCTCGGAATGGCCGCAGGTGTTCGGGGACCAGAAGATGACAGCAGCGTTGGCAGACCGTGTGACTCACAAGGCCCACATCATCGAGATGAATGGGGAGTCGTACCGGTTCCGTGAGACCCTTCGACGGCAGGAAGCTTTGAAGCACCACCCGGAAACACCGTAA
- a CDS encoding CDP-alcohol phosphatidyltransferase family protein: protein MLDCVDGELARLKGASSREGVYLDVVGHYIADAFMIGGFSLGVYNAVKQPWVPYVGFLFVVAYLVSDLLAQVSREQLDIRGVKRAYG, encoded by the coding sequence GTGCTCGACTGCGTGGATGGTGAGCTCGCAAGGCTAAAAGGTGCATCGAGTCGAGAAGGCGTATACTTGGACGTGGTGGGGCACTATATTGCTGACGCATTCATGATCGGCGGGTTTAGCTTAGGGGTCTATAACGCCGTTAAGCAACCCTGGGTCCCTTACGTTGGCTTCCTCTTCGTGGTTGCATATCTCGTGAGCGATCTCCTAGCTCAAGTTTCACGCGAACAACTCGACATTCGTGGTGTTAAAAGGGCGTATGGGTAG
- a CDS encoding tetratricopeptide repeat protein, producing MTNPPSAEKAIALTAQGSELMQQGKLDEAIACFRQAWQEAGLVAALNNWATALYYQDKPAEALQVLDQLQDPALIHPYRHALASRCYTALGDLQRARECLQRAVRDFEAGRFRLRAFAGTEQEWIQYTTIIKEAAMELGDYRLVLDLHNRWPGRELARGAFLAGVAAFNLGKYRQAIRIWERVRDPAWVGPLSGYVLVAQWTDRGVIPRFQLDSDPPDAELLRNLTPEQAEKLPVEGSLRLYMLATVFAMADEEPDEEVTLVAEIIRRTGDWGMDLGRRILESASLPIGLKFGAARALVEAGVFEPGQPIPVVHQGRRTEIVVQMKQVPDGPIPELEDAVAEARRLWREGKREAAMKRVVELREGPVLYPPAAVLEADFLREQGKLDEALVLLGMLHDLMPEQPAVLFRLALIHLDMGEIEAARRFADEIDASRLSPDFLWDLERLKAAIRAEVEGDHGFIEDHQAYIAAFMDAMREEQDERPIRLDVKLATALRRIPVPWLNAAAQRFAIEPQRRRPEREKVLAAAMLDADRLQAVLADEPPAVREALSFVLAEGGWVKLHRLTRRFGDQTGDGFYWEDKPPASTIGRLRALGILHVGRAQVDGRNHKVAVVPVELRPLLQ from the coding sequence ATGACAAACCCGCCCAGCGCAGAAAAGGCGATCGCGTTGACCGCACAGGGGAGCGAACTCATGCAGCAGGGGAAGCTTGACGAAGCCATCGCCTGCTTCCGGCAAGCGTGGCAGGAGGCGGGGCTCGTGGCTGCCCTCAACAACTGGGCGACCGCCCTCTACTACCAGGACAAGCCGGCCGAAGCGCTCCAGGTGCTGGACCAATTGCAGGACCCCGCGCTGATCCACCCGTACCGCCACGCCCTGGCCAGCCGCTGTTATACCGCCCTGGGCGACCTGCAGCGGGCCCGGGAGTGCCTGCAGCGGGCGGTCCGCGACTTCGAGGCCGGCCGGTTCCGCCTCCGCGCGTTCGCTGGCACGGAGCAGGAGTGGATCCAGTACACGACGATCATCAAGGAAGCTGCTATGGAGCTGGGCGATTACCGGCTCGTCCTGGACCTCCACAACCGCTGGCCCGGGCGGGAACTTGCCCGGGGCGCCTTCCTCGCGGGGGTGGCCGCCTTCAACCTGGGCAAGTACAGGCAGGCCATCCGCATCTGGGAGCGGGTGCGCGACCCCGCCTGGGTCGGCCCTCTGTCGGGGTACGTCCTCGTCGCGCAGTGGACGGACAGGGGCGTGATCCCGCGGTTCCAGCTGGACAGCGACCCCCCTGACGCCGAGTTGCTGCGGAACCTGACGCCCGAGCAGGCCGAGAAGCTGCCGGTGGAAGGCTCGCTCCGCCTGTACATGCTGGCGACGGTGTTCGCCATGGCCGATGAGGAACCGGACGAAGAGGTCACGCTCGTGGCGGAGATCATCCGCCGCACCGGCGACTGGGGGATGGACCTCGGCCGGCGGATCCTGGAGAGCGCCTCCCTGCCCATCGGCCTCAAGTTCGGCGCGGCCCGTGCGCTGGTGGAGGCGGGCGTGTTCGAGCCGGGCCAGCCCATCCCGGTGGTGCACCAGGGCCGCCGGACGGAGATTGTCGTGCAGATGAAGCAGGTGCCCGACGGGCCCATTCCGGAGCTGGAGGACGCCGTGGCCGAGGCGCGCCGCCTGTGGCGGGAGGGAAAGCGGGAGGCCGCCATGAAGCGAGTGGTCGAACTGCGCGAGGGGCCGGTCCTCTATCCCCCCGCCGCGGTGCTGGAGGCGGATTTCCTCCGGGAACAGGGGAAGCTGGATGAGGCGCTGGTGCTCCTGGGGATGCTGCATGATCTCATGCCGGAGCAGCCCGCGGTGCTGTTCCGGTTGGCCCTGATCCACCTGGACATGGGCGAAATCGAGGCGGCCCGCCGGTTCGCCGATGAGATCGATGCCAGCCGCTTGTCCCCCGACTTCCTATGGGACCTCGAACGCCTGAAGGCTGCGATCCGGGCGGAAGTAGAGGGCGACCACGGCTTTATCGAAGACCACCAGGCCTACATCGCGGCGTTCATGGACGCCATGCGGGAGGAGCAGGACGAGCGTCCCATCCGCCTCGATGTCAAGCTGGCCACCGCCCTGCGGCGCATCCCGGTCCCCTGGCTGAACGCGGCCGCACAGCGCTTCGCGATCGAGCCCCAGCGCCGCCGCCCCGAACGGGAGAAGGTCCTGGCCGCGGCGATGCTGGATGCCGACCGGCTGCAGGCTGTGCTGGCGGACGAACCGCCTGCGGTGCGGGAAGCCCTCAGCTTCGTTCTGGCGGAGGGCGGCTGGGTGAAGCTGCACCGGCTGACCCGCCGGTTCGGCGACCAGACCGGCGACGGCTTCTATTGGGAAGACAAGCCGCCCGCCTCCACCATCGGACGGTTGCGGGCGCTCGGCATCCTGCACGTGGGCCGGGCCCAGGTGGATGGGCGCAACCATAAGGTCGCGGTGGTCCCGGTCGAGCTGCGGCCGCTGCTCCAGTGA
- a CDS encoding copper amine oxidase N-terminal domain-containing protein, whose product MLVLAALLSAPVGAGAEEELTPEVAEYPAENYEPGPGWPEGWTPPPPPEGMSERMRAEVEQILREHPDLYDRYDWWVWDPLPSWTNEYPWFWREDKMGCGTTLHVYAYPVPDTQLITREFGRSFGWSRLYWKPCRYEPIQSITETRELSEEEKLAEGRRAEYLYWVDKSHPGLGRDDGSESNGNPDYIYIYLNQGDAAKRFDVPAYLDTTVNRVRVPIRFVSEMMGAEVSWDPDGRRVTINFPAITREVPKVVPAPGFDYPDLFDPEEYLPNGHRFAFEERTVSTPERTIILTIDHPVALVDGREVPLDAPPVIRNDRTMVPVRFIAEQMGAKVYWVGAEPIFRLDDGTMSGTYQVHIFTPFFPLYEYPSWYLENRAVRY is encoded by the coding sequence GTGTTGGTGCTGGCGGCGCTACTATCGGCGCCCGTGGGGGCGGGCGCCGAGGAGGAACTGACGCCGGAGGTGGCGGAGTACCCGGCGGAGAACTACGAGCCCGGCCCGGGCTGGCCGGAGGGGTGGACGCCCCCGCCGCCTCCGGAGGGGATGTCGGAGCGGATGCGGGCAGAGGTGGAGCAAATCCTCCGGGAGCATCCAGATCTGTATGACCGTTACGACTGGTGGGTGTGGGATCCGCTGCCATCCTGGACGAACGAGTACCCCTGGTTCTGGCGGGAAGACAAGATGGGGTGCGGCACCACGCTGCACGTGTACGCCTACCCGGTCCCGGATACGCAGCTGATTACACGGGAGTTTGGTCGATCCTTCGGCTGGTCACGGCTGTACTGGAAACCGTGTCGGTATGAGCCCATCCAATCGATTACCGAGACGCGGGAACTCAGTGAAGAAGAGAAGCTGGCTGAGGGACGTCGTGCAGAGTACCTGTATTGGGTGGACAAGTCGCACCCCGGGCTCGGGCGGGATGACGGCAGCGAAAGCAACGGAAACCCCGATTATATCTACATCTATCTCAACCAAGGCGATGCCGCGAAACGCTTTGACGTGCCGGCTTACCTGGATACGACGGTCAACCGAGTGCGTGTGCCCATCAGGTTTGTTAGTGAGATGATGGGGGCCGAAGTGTCGTGGGATCCGGATGGCCGACGCGTGACGATTAATTTCCCTGCCATCACTCGGGAGGTCCCGAAGGTAGTCCCCGCACCGGGTTTCGATTATCCCGACCTGTTCGACCCCGAGGAGTACCTTCCCAACGGCCACCGCTTTGCGTTTGAGGAACGGACCGTCAGTACCCCTGAACGCACGATCATATTGACGATCGACCACCCGGTTGCGCTGGTTGACGGCCGGGAGGTACCATTGGATGCGCCGCCCGTGATCCGGAACGACCGAACCATGGTACCCGTTCGGTTTATTGCCGAGCAGATGGGCGCGAAGGTCTACTGGGTGGGCGCTGAACCCATTTTCCGCTTGGACGATGGCACCATGTCGGGCACTTATCAGGTTCACATCTTCACGCCGTTCTTCCCCCTGTATGAATACCCGAGCTGGTACCTGGAGAACAGGGCTGTCCGGTACTGA
- the istA gene encoding IS21 family transposase codes for MKGLKIEMAHVERIRWLLHVEGKSQRQVAKALGISRKTVAKYAQLTKVPRYQRQKPAQPVVLTPEFQAEIERRLAENEILPRKQRWTGRTIYEDLVALGYQGSEPTVRRYIAKIRKLKRVQPAFIPLAHDPGESIEVDWGEAVVVLDGAEVTVQILCVRLRWSGMPVVIAYPTQRQEAMFDGLRRALERLSGVPRRMTLDNLKQAVKRILEGRNREEQDAFLSFRTHYLIDSNFCNPASGNEKGSVENLVGLAQRYIVGPHREARTWDELNAILWQRCLEYARRIPQGSTQSILERWEEEKKYLRPLPARPFDCCKVALVSSNKVSCVTFETCRYSVPVQYANRPLQVRAYWDRIDIYAGQEKIASHLRCYERNREILDLDHYLELLHVKPGALEQAKPYRMAQLPPVYHQFRAEMQAQGRSDREFIEILMLHRAYSVSEVSTALELALAQRTACYTAVKQLLAVQPDLGAEASTSTAGELAGIRVQQPSLAEYNRLLKGGVVH; via the coding sequence GTGAAAGGATTGAAGATCGAGATGGCTCATGTTGAGCGTATCAGATGGCTCCTTCATGTGGAAGGGAAATCGCAGCGACAGGTGGCGAAGGCGCTCGGAATCTCTCGGAAAACAGTCGCTAAATACGCACAGCTGACTAAAGTGCCGCGCTACCAGCGGCAGAAGCCGGCTCAGCCCGTGGTGCTGACCCCGGAGTTTCAAGCAGAGATCGAGCGGCGACTCGCGGAAAACGAGATTTTGCCCCGCAAACAACGGTGGACCGGAAGGACTATCTACGAGGACCTGGTTGCCCTGGGCTACCAGGGCAGCGAACCTACCGTCCGGCGTTACATCGCCAAGATCCGGAAGCTGAAGCGAGTGCAGCCGGCCTTCATCCCCCTCGCCCACGACCCCGGTGAGAGCATCGAGGTGGATTGGGGTGAGGCGGTAGTGGTCCTCGACGGTGCAGAAGTCACAGTCCAGATCCTGTGTGTCCGCTTACGTTGGAGCGGCATGCCGGTTGTGATTGCGTATCCGACTCAGCGGCAGGAAGCCATGTTCGACGGCCTCCGGCGGGCGCTGGAGCGCTTGAGCGGAGTTCCCCGCCGTATGACCCTGGACAACCTGAAGCAGGCGGTGAAACGAATCCTGGAAGGCCGCAACCGGGAAGAGCAGGATGCCTTCCTGAGCTTCCGCACCCACTACCTCATCGACAGCAACTTCTGCAATCCGGCTTCCGGTAACGAGAAAGGCTCGGTAGAGAATCTGGTCGGTCTCGCCCAGCGTTACATCGTCGGGCCACACCGGGAAGCCAGAACCTGGGACGAACTCAACGCCATTCTGTGGCAGCGGTGCCTGGAGTATGCCAGGCGTATCCCCCAGGGCTCGACGCAGTCCATCCTGGAGCGCTGGGAGGAGGAGAAGAAGTACCTGCGCCCTCTCCCTGCCCGGCCATTCGATTGCTGCAAGGTGGCGCTAGTTTCCAGCAACAAGGTGTCCTGCGTGACGTTCGAGACCTGCCGCTACTCCGTACCGGTTCAGTATGCGAACCGGCCACTGCAAGTGCGGGCCTACTGGGACCGGATCGACATTTACGCCGGGCAGGAGAAGATTGCCAGTCATCTCCGTTGCTACGAGCGCAACCGGGAGATCCTCGATCTGGACCACTACCTGGAACTCCTTCACGTAAAGCCAGGGGCGCTAGAGCAGGCGAAGCCCTACCGGATGGCGCAGCTTCCGCCCGTTTACCACCAGTTCCGGGCCGAGATGCAGGCGCAGGGCCGCAGTGACCGGGAGTTCATCGAGATCCTTATGCTGCACCGCGCCTATTCGGTTTCAGAGGTAAGTACCGCTCTGGAGCTGGCCCTGGCCCAGCGAACGGCTTGCTACACGGCTGTCAAGCAACTCCTTGCTGTTCAGCCGGATCTTGGAGCCGAGGCATCGACCTCCACCGCCGGGGAACTGGCCGGCATTCGGGTCCAGCAACCCTCACTGGCCGAGTACAACCGGCTCCTGAAAGGGGGTGTGGTGCATTGA
- a CDS encoding 50S ribosomal protein L25 produces MNAVLQLEARTRETGSRASRRLRQAGFVPGIIYGPGVEPLAISVPTIQLERLVDRHGRGHLINAHVEGEANPRQVVIKQLQRDVLTAQVTHVDFLQVDIHRTITLTVPIAVVGEEQAKRRGLIVTHELAEVEIKCRPTEIPEAITLDISGVTEPGPVTVASLAAPPGVEVLEDPDTVVLSCTLGFGGVEEAEAEAEAGSSTGPAA; encoded by the coding sequence ATGAATGCAGTGTTGCAGTTGGAGGCCAGAACCCGGGAGACCGGTTCCCGGGCAAGCCGGCGGCTGCGGCAGGCCGGGTTCGTACCGGGTATCATCTACGGTCCCGGTGTGGAGCCGCTGGCCATAAGCGTTCCCACCATCCAACTGGAGCGGTTGGTCGACCGGCACGGCCGCGGGCATCTCATCAACGCCCACGTGGAGGGGGAAGCCAATCCCCGGCAGGTGGTGATCAAACAGCTTCAGCGGGACGTCCTGACCGCTCAGGTGACACACGTCGATTTCCTGCAAGTCGACATCCACCGGACCATCACCCTTACGGTGCCCATCGCCGTTGTGGGGGAGGAGCAGGCGAAGCGCCGGGGTCTGATCGTGACCCACGAGCTGGCCGAGGTGGAGATCAAGTGCCGGCCCACGGAGATTCCGGAGGCGATTACGCTGGACATCTCCGGCGTGACCGAGCCCGGGCCCGTGACGGTGGCCAGCCTTGCCGCTCCTCCCGGCGTCGAGGTGCTGGAGGATCCCGACACCGTCGTCCTCTCCTGCACCCTGGGTTTCGGGGGCGTCGAGGAGGCAGAAGCGGAAGCGGAAGCCGGGAGCTCCACCGGTCCGGCGGCGTGA
- a CDS encoding reverse transcriptase domain-containing protein, producing MEQVVARENMLAALKRVERNGGAPGVDGVPTERLRDQIRVEWERIREELLRGTYRPQPVRRVEIPKPGGGKRMLGIPTVMDRLIQQALLQVLTPIFDPTFSESSYGFRPGRRGHDAVRKARQYVEEGYDWVVDMDLEKFFDRVNHDVLMARVARRVTDKRVLRLIRGVVPEIVEIQSGGPQAPFGITGVDSRKEVAATDVIVPREDQEAPVAGGGQTALVAPAGAGDAACPHGSSQGGSAGPGRRCGA from the coding sequence ATGGAGCAGGTGGTGGCCAGGGAGAACATGCTGGCCGCCCTGAAACGGGTGGAGCGGAACGGAGGCGCTCCCGGCGTGGACGGTGTCCCCACCGAACGGCTGCGGGACCAGATTCGCGTGGAGTGGGAGCGCATCCGTGAGGAACTGCTCCGGGGGACCTACAGACCGCAGCCAGTCCGCCGGGTCGAAATCCCGAAACCGGGCGGCGGCAAGCGGATGTTGGGTATTCCCACCGTGATGGACCGCCTGATCCAGCAGGCACTCCTGCAAGTACTGACGCCGATCTTTGACCCGACATTCTCCGAATCCAGCTACGGCTTCCGGCCGGGGCGGCGGGGTCATGACGCGGTCAGGAAGGCACGTCAGTACGTGGAGGAAGGGTACGACTGGGTCGTGGACATGGACCTGGAGAAGTTCTTCGACCGGGTCAACCACGACGTGCTGATGGCCCGCGTGGCACGGCGGGTAACGGACAAGCGAGTGCTGCGGCTGATCCGGGGCGTTGTCCCGGAAATCGTGGAAATTCAAAGTGGCGGCCCTCAAGCCCCGTTTGGTATAACGGGGGTGGACAGTAGGAAGGAGGTTGCCGCCACTGATGTCATTGTACCGCGGGAAGACCAAGAAGCGCCAGTTGCTGGAGGTGGACAAACAGCCCTGGTTGCCCCAGCAGGTGCAGGTGACGCTGCATGCCCTCATGGGAGCAGCCAAGGAGGGTCTGCTGGCCCTGGCCGTCGCTGTGGGGCTTGA
- a CDS encoding transposase: MQSHGTTPNIAAQAIKSTTRHGFLVALGWVAQRLNLVEILNRHLRIKQKTYAHTPVDKVVEALVAILGNCRYMKDLNFDPEPLVADPAVAQAWGQERFAHFSTVCATFSKLTEENVQQLSDALAEIQAPLLQQEVAAVAGPDRSGMVIVDIDLTGQKVRGETRQYTGTDFGYIQGKLARGYQIAAAFLSGKQQRFAIDGLLKSGKANSRSGACLLELIPRIEARIGRPLRRVEWVEACLAQQKARVRQLYQQLQTVSGKGSARRKQKLQREFQEEVQHLREVNQRLRQYRQENRTNLAPLRILLRADSAFGTPEVIQRLLELGYEFTIKSYSGSNVAYKHLFDAVPAENWVEVEKNRFASEAVTVPGPTLLAPYPVRLVAMRRWDADGREVRSVILTTLQPEELTTTEVVKLYHGRQTIEAGFQEWKGTFHFGTPRLRKYEANAAFTQLVLFAFNLVRWAWRFLSTNSPKLAEAGSRLLVRVAARCRATIRCLGDTLRLVFSRGTPLAGAEITLNRATPYPYALLTPRMSSCSRET, translated from the coding sequence ATGCAGTCTCATGGTACGACACCCAACATCGCTGCGCAAGCCATCAAGTCCACCACCCGACATGGTTTTCTCGTCGCTCTTGGCTGGGTAGCTCAAAGGCTCAACCTGGTTGAGATCCTGAATCGGCACCTGCGCATCAAGCAGAAGACCTACGCCCACACGCCGGTTGACAAGGTGGTCGAGGCGTTGGTTGCCATTCTCGGCAACTGTCGCTACATGAAGGATCTCAACTTCGATCCTGAGCCGCTGGTTGCCGATCCTGCCGTAGCTCAAGCCTGGGGGCAGGAACGCTTTGCTCACTTTTCCACCGTCTGTGCGACCTTCAGCAAGCTGACGGAGGAGAACGTTCAGCAGCTTTCCGACGCACTCGCTGAGATCCAGGCCCCGCTGCTTCAGCAGGAGGTGGCTGCCGTAGCAGGTCCAGACCGCTCCGGAATGGTCATCGTCGACATTGACCTCACCGGCCAGAAGGTTCGGGGCGAGACCAGGCAGTACACCGGTACCGACTTCGGCTACATCCAGGGGAAGTTGGCCCGAGGCTATCAGATCGCAGCCGCCTTCCTCAGCGGGAAGCAGCAGCGCTTTGCCATCGACGGCCTTCTCAAGTCCGGCAAGGCCAACAGCCGTTCCGGCGCCTGCCTGCTCGAACTGATTCCCAGGATCGAAGCCCGGATTGGTCGTCCCCTGCGGCGAGTCGAATGGGTCGAGGCATGCCTGGCTCAGCAGAAGGCTCGGGTCAGGCAGCTGTATCAGCAACTGCAGACGGTATCAGGCAAGGGCAGCGCCCGCCGGAAGCAGAAGCTGCAGCGTGAGTTCCAGGAGGAGGTTCAGCACCTCCGTGAAGTGAACCAGCGACTCCGGCAGTACCGGCAGGAGAATCGGACGAACCTGGCTCCCCTCCGTATTCTGCTGCGAGCTGACAGCGCCTTTGGCACGCCGGAAGTGATCCAGCGCCTGCTGGAACTGGGGTATGAGTTCACCATCAAGTCCTACTCCGGGAGCAACGTCGCCTACAAGCACCTCTTCGACGCTGTACCGGCAGAGAACTGGGTTGAAGTCGAGAAGAACCGGTTTGCCTCCGAAGCCGTTACCGTACCTGGCCCCACTTTGCTCGCACCATATCCGGTGCGCCTGGTCGCCATGCGCCGCTGGGACGCCGATGGCCGGGAGGTCCGCAGCGTCATCCTGACTACGCTCCAGCCTGAGGAGCTCACCACGACAGAGGTCGTCAAGCTCTACCATGGACGGCAGACCATCGAAGCCGGGTTCCAGGAGTGGAAGGGAACGTTCCACTTTGGTACTCCTCGGCTGCGGAAGTATGAGGCCAACGCCGCCTTCACGCAGCTGGTCTTGTTCGCCTTCAACCTGGTGCGCTGGGCTTGGCGGTTTCTGAGCACGAACTCGCCCAAACTGGCCGAGGCGGGGAGTCGACTCTTGGTACGAGTAGCGGCCCGGTGCCGAGCAACCATTCGGTGCCTCGGCGACACGCTGCGGTTGGTGTTCAGCCGGGGTACTCCCCTGGCTGGAGCTGAGATTACCCTGAACCGGGCCACTCCCTACCCATACGCCCTTTTAACACCACGAATGTCGAGTTGTTCGCGTGAAACTTGA